From the genome of Cytobacillus firmus, one region includes:
- the lepB gene encoding signal peptidase I yields the protein MKEGLRKEGAEWLKAFAIGIIIFAFIRTFFFSNYIVEGESMMPTLQDGNKLIVNKIGYQVSDLERFDVIVFHHNDEEDFVKRIIGMPGDEIAYRNDELFINGRKVDEPYLDKYRKEISGGKLTGDFTLLEMTGTETVPEGKLFVMGDNRLGSWDSRHFGFISAGQVVGKVNLRYWPLDEMDASF from the coding sequence GTGAAGGAAGGATTGAGAAAAGAAGGAGCGGAATGGCTGAAGGCTTTTGCAATAGGCATTATCATCTTTGCTTTTATACGGACTTTTTTCTTCTCCAATTACATTGTCGAAGGTGAATCCATGATGCCTACCCTTCAGGATGGAAATAAGCTGATTGTCAATAAAATCGGCTATCAGGTCAGCGATTTAGAACGCTTTGACGTAATTGTTTTCCATCATAATGATGAAGAGGATTTTGTAAAAAGAATAATTGGAATGCCAGGGGATGAAATTGCATACCGTAATGATGAATTATTTATTAATGGCAGGAAAGTGGATGAACCTTATTTGGATAAGTACCGAAAAGAAATCTCAGGAGGCAAACTGACAGGTGACTTTACACTGCTGGAGATGACGGGCACAGAAACTGTCCCAGAGGGTAAACTTTTTGTTATGGGAGATAATCGTCTCGGAAGCTGGGACAGCCGGCATTTTGGATTTATTTCAGCCGGCCAGGTTGTAGGGAAAGTAAACCTGCGCTATTGGCCGCTTGATGAAATGGATGCGTCATTCTAA
- a CDS encoding Type 1 glutamine amidotransferase-like domain-containing protein, translating into MNSRHLFLMGGSPPFGQRLGRMFTELACGSDGKIAILFLEREGWEMYMKKYTSALISYGARSFCYLPLSPDPAESYLQELMSCSGIIIGGGNTENYRKFIVDSETGECIRRMYMNGIPVAGFSAGALIIPEHCIIPPIDTPKRQHLFLKGLGLIRGCAISVHFTKWNERENLKAAAGKVNAATGYGIDDDAGVYFHNEIQADDEGSIHIYKNGI; encoded by the coding sequence ATGAACAGCAGGCATTTATTTTTAATGGGCGGAAGCCCTCCATTTGGGCAAAGGTTAGGAAGAATGTTTACAGAGCTTGCCTGCGGCTCGGATGGCAAAATAGCTATACTCTTTTTGGAAAGGGAAGGCTGGGAGATGTATATGAAGAAGTATACTTCTGCCTTAATTTCTTATGGAGCCAGGAGTTTCTGCTATCTCCCGCTTTCCCCTGACCCAGCAGAATCTTACCTTCAAGAATTAATGTCCTGTTCCGGCATCATTATTGGAGGGGGTAACACAGAAAATTACAGAAAATTCATTGTTGATAGTGAAACCGGAGAATGCATTAGAAGGATGTACATGAATGGTATTCCTGTAGCAGGCTTTTCGGCAGGCGCCCTGATCATCCCGGAACATTGCATCATTCCCCCTATTGATACACCTAAAAGACAGCACCTCTTTTTGAAAGGGCTCGGGTTAATCAGGGGTTGCGCCATCAGTGTCCATTTTACCAAGTGGAATGAACGGGAAAATCTAAAGGCAGCGGCAGGAAAAGTCAATGCAGCGACTGGTTATGGAATTGACGATGATGCAGGCGTCTATTTTCACAATGAAATTCAGGCTGACGATGAAGGAAGCATACATATTTATAAAAATGGAATTTAA
- a CDS encoding TVP38/TMEM64 family protein, whose translation MDFELLKDWFTLENIMDLIREYRSFGPLPGILLPMLEAFLPFLPLFLFVMANASAFGLWLGFLYSWVGAVAGALIVFLLVRKYGQKRILRFLKKNKQVQKLMKWVEKHGFGPLFILLCFPFTPSAVVNIVAGLSNISIAQYMLAVLTGKIVMIFTISFVGYDIRSLITQPIRTAIVALVIFILWYVGKIIEIKMNMSVEKDRGNKKH comes from the coding sequence ATGGATTTTGAACTGCTCAAAGATTGGTTTACATTAGAGAATATAATGGATTTAATCCGGGAGTATCGTTCATTTGGGCCTCTTCCGGGTATTCTGCTTCCGATGCTAGAAGCATTTTTGCCCTTTCTGCCTCTGTTTTTGTTTGTTATGGCAAATGCGAGTGCATTTGGTCTCTGGCTGGGATTTTTATACTCCTGGGTCGGAGCGGTCGCAGGAGCGCTGATTGTTTTCCTGCTGGTCAGAAAATATGGCCAGAAACGAATACTCCGTTTTTTGAAAAAAAATAAGCAGGTACAGAAGCTTATGAAATGGGTTGAAAAGCATGGATTCGGGCCATTGTTCATCCTGCTTTGTTTTCCGTTTACTCCTTCAGCGGTTGTCAATATTGTAGCCGGGCTTTCAAATATCAGTATTGCTCAATATATGCTGGCAGTCCTGACTGGGAAAATAGTGATGATTTTTACAATAAGCTTTGTCGGATATGATATCAGATCATTAATAACACAGCCAATTCGGACTGCTATTGTGGCACTGGTCATTTTCATTCTTTGGTATGTCGGCAAAATTATTGAAATAAAGATGAATATGAGCGTAGAAAAAGATCGCGGGAATAAAAAGCATTGA
- a CDS encoding S9 family peptidase, translating into MTQKRTIKPEDLYHLKSVADPQLSRNGSDLAFVETKMLEEENTYSSNVFYINTAKSNKPVQWTYGKHRNHSPRWSPDGELIAFVSDRGGKSQIYVMSKAGGEARQLTHCANGASNPVWSPDGKKLAFNLSMKPGEDAETLENQEKKEEKPIPIEIEKMKHKSDAQGFWNGRYSQVALIDIETGEMEQLTTGEHDFQLQDWSPDGKWVAVSADLSEDKDFSFLSDVYIIHLETKDMKKITNGKGYFGSAAWSPDGKYIGLFGHEREYENATHTKVWVYNLEFEDLQCLTAESDILAGDYAIGDFQQGAVTPGILWAEDSRSFYLLATDHGNTVVYYGSLDGELYPALLDQQHVYGLTTGGTINKAVVAISRPSSPGELFLLDVPTGELKQLTKVNEEFLSGVELADAEPIQFKSSDEWDLHGWIMKPVHLKEGQKAPLVLEIHGGPHAMYANSYFHEFQCLAAKGYAVLFINPRGSHGYGQHFVDAVRGDYGGKDYEDIMDAVDYALENFDFIDKERLGVTGGSYGGFMTNWIIGHTSRFKAAVTQRSISNWISFYGVSDIGYYFTDWQIKSDMNDIEKLWKHSPLAYVNDINTPLLILHSEKDYRCPIEQAEQLFISLKHQKKTAKFVRFPEANHELSRSGKPNLRISRLNYIAGWFDEYL; encoded by the coding sequence ATGACGCAAAAAAGAACAATTAAACCAGAAGACCTTTATCATTTAAAATCTGTAGCTGATCCGCAGCTTTCCAGGAATGGATCTGATTTGGCTTTTGTCGAGACCAAAATGCTTGAAGAAGAAAATACATATAGTTCAAATGTTTTTTACATAAATACTGCAAAAAGCAATAAGCCTGTTCAGTGGACTTATGGCAAACACCGCAATCATTCACCCCGCTGGTCTCCAGATGGGGAGTTAATTGCATTTGTATCAGACAGAGGCGGGAAGTCACAGATTTATGTAATGAGCAAAGCAGGCGGAGAAGCCAGACAGCTGACACATTGTGCAAATGGTGCTTCAAATCCTGTCTGGTCCCCTGATGGAAAGAAACTTGCCTTCAATCTTTCAATGAAACCGGGTGAAGACGCAGAAACACTAGAAAATCAGGAAAAAAAGGAAGAAAAGCCAATACCGATTGAAATTGAAAAAATGAAACACAAATCTGACGCCCAGGGTTTTTGGAACGGAAGGTACAGCCAGGTTGCCTTAATAGATATAGAAACTGGCGAGATGGAGCAGCTGACAACCGGAGAACATGATTTCCAATTGCAGGACTGGTCTCCAGATGGGAAATGGGTTGCTGTTTCGGCAGATTTGAGTGAAGATAAGGATTTTTCTTTTCTAAGCGATGTGTATATCATTCATCTTGAAACAAAAGACATGAAAAAGATTACAAATGGAAAAGGTTATTTCGGAAGCGCTGCATGGTCACCGGATGGAAAATACATAGGATTGTTCGGGCATGAAAGGGAATACGAAAATGCTACGCATACCAAAGTATGGGTGTATAACCTGGAATTTGAAGATCTGCAGTGCCTGACTGCAGAATCAGACATTTTGGCTGGTGATTATGCCATCGGAGATTTCCAGCAGGGTGCAGTAACACCGGGAATTCTTTGGGCAGAGGACAGCAGAAGCTTCTATTTACTGGCAACTGATCATGGCAATACAGTTGTTTATTATGGCTCTTTAGATGGGGAATTATATCCTGCCCTGCTGGATCAGCAGCATGTATATGGACTGACTACAGGCGGAACTATCAATAAAGCGGTTGTAGCCATCAGCAGACCGTCATCTCCCGGGGAGTTATTTTTACTTGATGTTCCGACAGGGGAATTAAAACAGCTGACAAAAGTCAATGAAGAGTTCCTGAGCGGAGTGGAGCTGGCAGATGCAGAGCCCATTCAGTTTAAATCTTCGGATGAGTGGGACCTCCATGGCTGGATCATGAAACCAGTCCATCTAAAAGAGGGCCAAAAAGCACCGCTTGTGCTTGAAATCCATGGCGGTCCTCATGCTATGTATGCCAATTCTTATTTCCATGAATTCCAATGCCTTGCTGCAAAAGGCTATGCGGTATTGTTTATCAACCCGCGGGGAAGCCATGGATATGGCCAGCATTTTGTAGACGCTGTCAGAGGAGATTACGGGGGCAAGGATTATGAGGATATTATGGATGCGGTCGATTACGCGCTCGAAAACTTCGATTTCATCGATAAAGAAAGGCTTGGCGTAACAGGAGGAAGCTATGGAGGCTTTATGACCAACTGGATTATTGGACACACCAGCCGGTTCAAGGCAGCTGTCACCCAGCGCTCCATTTCCAACTGGATCAGCTTTTATGGAGTAAGTGATATCGGCTACTATTTTACTGATTGGCAAATCAAGAGTGATATGAATGATATAGAAAAACTATGGAAACACTCTCCGCTTGCTTATGTGAATGATATAAATACACCACTCCTGATTCTGCACAGTGAAAAAGACTATCGCTGTCCAATTGAACAGGCAGAGCAATTATTCATTTCCTTAAAGCATCAGAAGAAAACAGCAAAATTTGTCCGGTTCCCTGAAGCCAATCACGAGCTTTCAAGAAGCGGAAAACCGAATTTGCGAATCAGCCGCCTAAACTACATAGCCGGCTGGTTTGATGAATATCTCTAA
- a CDS encoding LCP family protein, whose amino-acid sequence MRSDRYEKKKKKGKWKSVLLILLLLIAGTLGYSYFQFKQGVSQTEGEANIQTEEFEFNGEKDKYGGTNILILGSDARGEEKSRADTIMVAQYHPEKGTYKLISFMRDMYVDIPGHGQNRINSALAYGGPELLRQTLKENFDIDIKYYSIVDFEGFVHLIDEAFPRGVEIDVEKRMSANIGVTLEPGLQRLDGEHLLGYVRFRQDAVGDFGRVERQQKVMKEVASQFTSLQTITKLPKLIGVVTPFVNTNMNTGDILYIGKDFVSKDNRNVETLRVPVDGTFENERINGAAVLGIDKEANKAAIHEFLSK is encoded by the coding sequence ATGAGATCAGATAGATATGAAAAGAAGAAAAAGAAAGGAAAGTGGAAATCTGTCCTCCTGATTCTGCTTCTCTTGATTGCAGGAACCCTTGGCTATTCTTATTTTCAATTTAAGCAAGGTGTTTCCCAGACAGAAGGAGAAGCAAATATACAGACAGAAGAGTTTGAATTCAATGGCGAAAAAGATAAATATGGCGGGACGAATATCCTGATTCTTGGAAGTGATGCAAGGGGAGAGGAGAAATCAAGGGCTGATACCATAATGGTTGCCCAGTATCATCCTGAAAAGGGCACATATAAGCTTATTTCTTTTATGAGAGACATGTATGTGGACATACCGGGACATGGGCAAAACAGAATAAATTCTGCTCTTGCTTATGGAGGCCCTGAGTTATTGAGGCAGACGCTTAAAGAGAACTTTGATATAGATATTAAATATTACTCCATTGTTGACTTTGAAGGCTTTGTACATTTAATTGATGAAGCTTTTCCCAGAGGGGTAGAAATTGATGTGGAAAAAAGAATGTCTGCCAATATTGGTGTAACACTGGAACCGGGCCTGCAGCGGCTTGATGGAGAGCATCTCCTTGGGTACGTCAGGTTCAGGCAGGATGCAGTAGGGGATTTTGGAAGAGTAGAACGCCAGCAGAAGGTAATGAAAGAAGTAGCAAGCCAGTTTACAAGCCTTCAGACCATTACGAAGCTTCCAAAACTCATCGGGGTGGTAACTCCTTTTGTAAATACCAATATGAACACGGGTGACATTCTGTATATCGGAAAAGATTTCGTATCTAAGGATAACAGGAATGTAGAGACTCTTCGCGTTCCTGTTGATGGAACATTTGAAAACGAGAGAATTAATGGTGCTGCGGTTTTGGGCATAGATAAAGAGGCGAATAAAGCGGCAATCCATGAATTTCTTTCAAAATAA
- a CDS encoding M48 family metallopeptidase has translation MARKLGFYGALAFFVYGLFFYWYLFYFADASLPFEYEGSRADPATFLNGRELMLSEEYSKIRNLLFFISTPFEWIFYLFILLFGLSKAFKKWAEQTAPYKFLQTAIYLIWLSFFAFIATMPLSYISFSLSKTYNISTQSFSGWMKDELIDFWVNYGMMLLIVSVLYWLINKSRKRWWLYAWLLSVPFTLFMMFLQPVVIDPLYNDFYPLKDKQLETKILDLANQAKIPAEHVFEVDMAEKTNALNAYVTGIGSNSRIVLWDTTLNKLTEDQILFIMAHEMAHYVEKHIYIGIGGYLLLSLLGLYLTAKLMEKAVDKWGRALKIPAVNDIRSLPLFLMILSMLLFISSPLSNLVSRYQETRADRYAIEMTKDSKAAIETFQELTRAGLSQVNPPLLVKVFRYGHPTMLERISMLEEFEMEQRQKERKQTEE, from the coding sequence ATGGCGCGGAAATTAGGTTTTTATGGGGCTCTGGCCTTTTTCGTATACGGTTTATTTTTTTATTGGTATCTATTCTATTTTGCTGATGCCAGTCTGCCCTTTGAGTATGAAGGGTCACGGGCAGATCCGGCAACTTTCCTGAACGGCAGGGAACTGATGCTCAGTGAGGAATATTCTAAAATAAGAAACCTGCTGTTTTTTATTTCTACACCTTTTGAATGGATATTTTATTTATTTATTCTTTTATTTGGCTTATCAAAGGCTTTTAAAAAATGGGCGGAACAGACTGCGCCATACAAATTCCTGCAAACGGCAATCTATTTGATTTGGCTTTCTTTTTTCGCCTTTATTGCTACGATGCCATTAAGCTATATCAGCTTTTCGCTTTCAAAAACGTATAATATCTCCACTCAGAGCTTCAGTGGGTGGATGAAGGATGAACTCATTGATTTTTGGGTTAATTATGGAATGATGCTTCTTATCGTGTCTGTTCTTTACTGGCTGATTAATAAGAGCAGGAAAAGATGGTGGCTTTACGCATGGCTATTATCAGTTCCATTTACCTTATTTATGATGTTTCTGCAGCCGGTTGTCATTGACCCTCTGTATAATGATTTTTATCCTTTAAAAGATAAACAGCTTGAAACGAAAATTCTTGATTTGGCCAATCAGGCTAAAATACCGGCTGAACATGTCTTTGAGGTCGATATGGCCGAGAAAACGAATGCGCTGAATGCATATGTAACAGGGATCGGCTCAAATTCAAGAATTGTTCTTTGGGACACAACTCTAAATAAATTAACTGAAGACCAAATTCTGTTTATAATGGCACATGAAATGGCCCACTACGTGGAGAAGCATATTTACATCGGAATTGGAGGATACTTGCTGCTTTCTCTGCTGGGGCTGTATTTGACTGCTAAATTAATGGAAAAAGCAGTAGATAAATGGGGAAGAGCGCTAAAAATTCCTGCAGTAAATGACATACGTTCCCTGCCGCTTTTTTTGATGATTCTTTCAATGCTGCTCTTTATTTCAAGCCCTCTATCCAATCTTGTTTCACGGTATCAGGAAACAAGGGCAGACCGCTATGCCATTGAAATGACAAAGGATTCAAAAGCCGCAATAGAAACATTTCAGGAGCTGACACGTGCCGGTTTAAGCCAGGTAAATCCGCCGCTTCTTGTGAAAGTATTCCGATATGGGCATCCAACGATGCTTGAGCGCATTTCTATGCTGGAAGAATTTGAAATGGAACAGAGGCAGAAAGAACGGAAGCAGACAGAGGAATGA
- a CDS encoding AzlC family ABC transporter permease produces the protein MAELAVGKPSGEVRKGVQSGISIAIGYAPIALTFGLLAKTTGLTIGETVLMSLLVFAGAAQYISLSLLTLGTGIFEIVLTTFIVNIRHFLMSTSLNEKWDDEQAANKVILSFGITDETFSVAAVREEKVTSGYMLGLISVSYASWVICSGLGHLIGASLPQTLQESMSVALYAMFVGLLVPSMKKSAKVVFLAALAACFNTIFTLTNTLSTGWAIVSATLLSAVIVEWIESVKNRDRGQEHE, from the coding sequence ATGGCAGAACTTGCAGTCGGCAAGCCTTCCGGTGAAGTTAGAAAAGGGGTGCAGTCGGGAATCAGCATCGCGATAGGATATGCACCCATTGCTTTAACATTTGGGCTGCTTGCCAAAACAACCGGTCTTACAATAGGTGAAACAGTTTTAATGAGTTTGCTTGTATTTGCCGGGGCAGCACAGTACATATCCCTGAGCCTGCTTACACTGGGAACAGGCATATTTGAAATTGTTTTAACAACTTTTATCGTGAATATCAGGCACTTTTTGATGTCTACTTCTCTTAATGAAAAGTGGGACGATGAACAGGCTGCCAACAAGGTGATTTTATCATTTGGGATTACGGATGAAACCTTTTCAGTAGCAGCAGTACGTGAAGAAAAGGTAACAAGCGGTTATATGCTGGGGCTCATATCGGTTTCCTATGCAAGCTGGGTCATATGTTCGGGGCTTGGGCATCTTATTGGGGCGAGCCTTCCGCAGACCTTGCAGGAAAGCATGTCTGTTGCACTTTATGCCATGTTTGTCGGCCTTCTTGTTCCGTCTATGAAAAAAAGTGCAAAAGTTGTTTTTCTTGCCGCACTTGCAGCGTGTTTTAACACGATTTTCACTTTGACTAATACGCTATCGACAGGCTGGGCAATTGTATCGGCCACGCTTTTATCTGCTGTAATAGTGGAATGGATAGAAAGTGTAAAAAACAGGGACAGGGGGCAGGAGCATGAGTAG
- a CDS encoding ABC transporter permease — MPTAIFGSIEAGAIYALMALGVYLSFRILDFPDLTVDGSFVTGASVAAVMITGGYNPFLATMAALLAGFAAGCLTGLLHTKGKINALLSGILMMIALYSINLRIMGKSNVPLLSEETAITKITAFWQGLGIDQTIQSLLGAVGMSFVPKTWGILLLMLVLAFAVKVLIDLFLKTDIGLAIRATGDNETMIRSFSADTDLLKIAGLGISNALVAFSGALVAQYNGFSDVGMGIGMIIIGLASVIIGEAIFGAKTIVRATLAVIGGAILYRIIVTLALRVEFLETGDMKLITAVIVIGALILPKLIQQQKEKQRKRRRLAEAKKTNAYGKSGEQFAAIKSDS; from the coding sequence ATGCCAACTGCCATCTTTGGCTCCATTGAAGCAGGCGCTATTTATGCCTTAATGGCGCTGGGCGTTTACCTCTCATTCAGAATATTGGATTTCCCCGATCTGACGGTTGATGGAAGTTTTGTAACGGGTGCATCTGTTGCTGCTGTCATGATAACAGGGGGATACAATCCATTTTTGGCGACTATGGCAGCATTGCTTGCGGGTTTTGCAGCAGGCTGCCTTACAGGCCTTCTTCATACAAAAGGAAAAATTAACGCCCTTTTATCAGGAATATTAATGATGATTGCATTATACTCTATAAATCTCAGGATTATGGGTAAGTCAAATGTTCCTCTGCTGTCTGAGGAAACGGCTATTACAAAGATTACAGCATTCTGGCAGGGACTTGGAATTGATCAGACTATCCAAAGCCTGCTCGGAGCGGTGGGAATGAGTTTTGTTCCTAAGACCTGGGGGATTCTATTGCTTATGCTGGTTTTAGCATTTGCTGTTAAGGTACTGATTGATCTTTTTTTAAAGACAGATATTGGATTGGCTATACGGGCGACAGGAGACAATGAGACGATGATCCGCAGCTTTTCTGCTGATACAGACCTCCTGAAGATAGCCGGCTTGGGTATTTCAAACGCACTGGTGGCATTTTCAGGAGCATTAGTGGCACAGTATAACGGATTCAGTGATGTCGGAATGGGAATCGGGATGATAATCATCGGGCTTGCATCCGTAATCATCGGAGAAGCAATTTTCGGTGCAAAAACAATTGTCAGAGCTACATTGGCTGTCATCGGAGGAGCCATTCTATACCGGATTATCGTAACTCTTGCATTGAGAGTGGAATTCCTTGAAACAGGAGATATGAAGCTGATTACAGCAGTAATCGTGATTGGTGCGCTAATTCTGCCCAAGCTTATTCAGCAGCAGAAGGAGAAGCAGAGAAAGCGCAGGAGATTGGCAGAAGCGAAAAAAACGAATGCTTACGGGAAAAGTGGTGAACAATTTGCTGCAATTAAATCAGATTCATAA
- a CDS encoding IDEAL domain-containing protein: MKEKSYTDLMKTSGSKRKNLKESYVLDLYLDMLISEILLNNEREKLMKKIDAAIDEGNKPAFMHFSKQYKDLSKRFGT, encoded by the coding sequence ATGAAGGAAAAATCATACACCGACTTAATGAAAACGAGTGGATCTAAGCGGAAAAATCTTAAGGAATCTTATGTACTGGATCTTTACCTTGATATGCTTATTTCCGAAATACTGCTGAATAATGAAAGAGAAAAGCTGATGAAAAAAATAGACGCAGCGATTGATGAAGGAAATAAACCGGCATTTATGCATTTTTCGAAGCAATACAAAGACCTTTCCAAGCGTTTTGGCACATAA
- a CDS encoding competence protein ComK, which yields MTQNIQIIEEYEINPNTMIIKPLSYGIKVYSQIWELDEEVTSPFKPIEIIKSSCKYFGSSYEGRKEGTRQLTGFTHKAPITIDPTNFIYFFPTASPSNPECMWIALDHINYFKRAENAQTQVVFKNKQSFIIPVSYTTLNNQVLRTALLKTTLTKRIEDSERKSLYYANGSKIMNASERKGAYQ from the coding sequence ATGACCCAAAATATTCAAATAATTGAAGAATATGAAATCAATCCAAATACGATGATTATTAAACCTCTCTCTTATGGGATAAAAGTCTATTCGCAAATCTGGGAGCTTGATGAGGAAGTAACTTCTCCCTTTAAGCCGATTGAAATTATTAAAAGCAGCTGTAAATATTTTGGATCAAGCTATGAAGGAAGAAAAGAGGGTACACGCCAATTAACCGGCTTTACCCATAAAGCTCCGATAACGATTGACCCCACAAATTTCATTTATTTTTTCCCGACAGCCTCTCCAAGCAATCCGGAATGTATGTGGATTGCATTGGATCACATAAATTACTTCAAGCGAGCGGAGAACGCACAAACCCAGGTAGTTTTTAAGAACAAACAAAGCTTTATAATTCCAGTCTCATATACGACTCTGAATAACCAGGTGCTCAGAACAGCACTGCTGAAAACGACATTGACAAAAAGGATAGAAGATTCAGAGAGAAAGTCACTTTACTATGCGAATGGTTCCAAAATAATGAATGCTTCGGAGAGAAAAGGAGCCTACCAATAG
- a CDS encoding ABC transporter ATP-binding protein produces the protein MLQLNQIHKVFNEGTPDEKTALHKIDLHLKPGDFMTVIGSNGAGKSTLMNMISGKLIPDMGEVLVDGKDVTLVKEHKRSRLIGRVFQDPMAGTAPSMTIEENLAIAYARTAARGLRKGVSRRRRDFFQSHLEMLNLGLENRLSAKVGLLSGGERQALSLLMATFTEPKILLLDEHTAALDPARAELITSLTKEIVEKYNLTTLMVTHNMQQALDLGNRLIMMDKGQIIFETNEEEKKDLTVEKLLEEFQKIRGEKMNSDKAILI, from the coding sequence TTGCTGCAATTAAATCAGATTCATAAAGTGTTTAATGAGGGAACACCAGATGAAAAAACAGCTCTACACAAAATAGATCTTCACCTGAAACCAGGGGACTTCATGACGGTTATCGGCAGTAATGGAGCGGGAAAATCTACACTTATGAACATGATCTCAGGCAAATTGATTCCTGATATGGGAGAAGTGCTGGTTGATGGAAAGGATGTCACTCTCGTGAAGGAACATAAAAGATCCAGGCTGATTGGACGTGTTTTCCAGGATCCGATGGCCGGAACAGCCCCTTCCATGACGATAGAGGAAAATCTGGCCATTGCTTATGCGAGAACTGCGGCGCGCGGACTTCGGAAAGGGGTTTCCAGGAGACGGCGTGACTTTTTCCAGAGTCACCTGGAAATGCTTAATCTGGGATTGGAAAATAGACTTTCAGCAAAAGTTGGACTGCTGTCAGGCGGAGAACGGCAGGCGCTCTCCCTGCTGATGGCGACCTTCACAGAGCCAAAAATATTACTTTTGGACGAACATACCGCTGCCTTGGACCCGGCTCGTGCAGAATTAATTACCAGCCTTACGAAAGAGATTGTGGAAAAATATAATCTTACCACATTAATGGTAACCCATAATATGCAGCAGGCGCTTGACCTGGGAAATAGGCTGATCATGATGGACAAAGGCCAGATTATTTTTGAAACAAATGAGGAAGAGAAGAAAGATTTGACAGTGGAAAAACTGCTGGAGGAATTCCAGAAAATCCGTGGGGAGAAAATGAACAGCGACAAGGCGATTCTTATTTAG
- a CDS encoding AzlD domain-containing protein, translating to MSSHIVWMIVGMAAVTYIPRLLPFVLFKGKELPGFVQGILKNVPYATLGALIFPGILFINEDIWFGLLGAAAAFLAAFLGANVIVVVLGSIAVLSVYSFLF from the coding sequence ATGAGTAGCCATATTGTGTGGATGATTGTTGGGATGGCAGCAGTTACTTATATCCCAAGGCTGCTGCCTTTTGTGCTTTTTAAGGGGAAGGAGCTTCCCGGCTTTGTTCAGGGGATATTAAAGAATGTGCCTTATGCGACATTAGGGGCACTCATTTTTCCGGGTATTCTTTTTATAAATGAAGATATTTGGTTTGGTCTGCTCGGTGCAGCTGCTGCTTTTCTGGCAGCCTTTTTAGGTGCAAATGTAATTGTCGTTGTACTGGGATCAATAGCTGTGTTATCTGTATATTCTTTTTTATTTTAG